Within Dethiobacter alkaliphilus AHT 1, the genomic segment TCCTGGGAAACCCGCACATCACTTCTAAAGTCGGTGGAGGACACCCACAGACGCAGGATATCGGCACCGTACTGCTTGATGATGTGCTCCGGCGCCACCACGTTGCCCAGGGATTTGGACATTTTTTTCCCTTCACCGTCCACCACCCAGCCGTGGGTCAGGGTGGACTTATAGGGGGCGCGGTCTCTGGTGGCCACCGAAGTCAGAAGCGAGGACTGGAACCAGCCGCGGTATTGGTCCGAGCCTTCCAGATACAAATCCGCCGGCGAGGTCAAATCCGGGTTTGTTTCCAGCACCGCTACGTGGGTGGAGCCGGAATCGAACCAGACATCCATGATGTCACTTTCTTTGCGGAACTCATTGTGGCCACAGCCACAGGTTGTGCCGGCGGGAAGAATTTCGTTTGCTTCCCGGGCAAACCAGGCATCGGAGCCTTCTTTGGCAAAAAGTTCCGAAACCGCTTTGATGGTTTCTTTATTAATTAATTCTTTATTACATGAAGTGCAGTAGAAGATGGGAATAGGTACACCCCAGACACGCTGGCGGGAAATGCACCAGTCGTGGCGGTCCACAATCATGTTATGAATCCGTTCTTCTCCCCAGGCAGGGATCCACTTTACGTCTTTGATGGCCTCCAGCGCTTGTTTTCTGAAACCTTCCACCGAAGCAAACCATTGTTCCGTGGCCCGGAAAAGGACCGGCTCTTTACAGCGCCAACAGTGGGGGTAGGGGTGCTTTAAGAAGGAGAGGGAAAGCAGTGCACCTTCTTCTTCCAACGCCTGGGATACCCTTTTGTTACCTTCGTTATAATGCAGTCCGGCAAAAGGTCCTGCCTCCTGGGTGAAACGGCCGGCATGATCCATGGGTGCAAAGATATCCAGGCCGTAGCGCAGCCCCACTTCATAGTCCTCCTGGCCGTGGCCGGGGGCGGTATGGACACAGCCTGTACCGGCCTCCAGAGTCACATGCTCTCCCAGCACAACCACAGACTCCCGGTCATAGAGCGGATGCTTGCAAACAATACCTTCCAGCTCTTTTCCTTTATATTTGGCCACAACTTCATAGCCTGTGATCTCAAAGGTTTCCATCACATCGCCAAAGAGCTCTTCGGCCAGAATCAAGTCCCCGTGCTTTGGTGTGCGAACCCGCACATAGGTGAAGTCGGGGTGAAGGCTGATGGCCAGGTTGGCGGGAATGGTCCACGGTGTGGTGGTCCAAATCACAAACCAGACATTCTCCGGGTCGGCAATTTTTCCCTTGGCATCGGTCACATTGAAGCGAACGTAGATTGACGGCGATTTATGTTCCGCATATTCAATCTCTGCCTCCGCCAGTGCCGTTTCACACTGGGGGCACCAATGAACAGGTTTTAAACCTTTGTAGATGTAGCCTTTATTGGCCATTTCGCCGAAAACTTCAATCTGCCTGGCCTCAAATTCGGGCTTTAAGGTAACGTAAGGGTTATCCCAGTCACCGCGTACGCCAAGGCGCTTAAACTGCTCACGCTGTATATCAAGAAAGCGCAGAGCATAATCGCGGCAGTGGCGGCGAAACTCCAGCGGGGTTACTTCGTTGCGTTTTACTTTACCCTTCTTGACCACCTGATGCTCGATGGGCAGTCCATGGGTATCCCAACCGGGTACGTAGGGAGAATCAAAACCGCTCATGGACTTATGCTTGACAATGATATCTTTTAACACCTTGTTTAAAGCATGCCCCATATGGATATCGCCGTTGGCATAGGGGGGGCCGTCATGCAGCACATACTTTTCCTTACCCTGCCTGCTGTTTCTCACCTTCTGGTAAATATCCGTTTTTTCCCACTGCTCTAAAAACTCCGGTTCACGTTTGGGCAAACCGGCCCGCATGGGGAAATCTGTTTTAGGCAGATTCAGCGTTTTGCCATAGTCTTTTTCTTCCATCATCCGACCTCCAAATAGTATTTAAGAAAAATAAAAACCCGTCCTGCATGAGGACGGGAGTTTTTCCCGCGGTACCACCCCGCTAACCGCAACATAAAACGCTGCGGTCACTTCAGTTGATAACGGCCAAAGCCGGCGCCGGCTACTTAATTCACCTGCAACTCCCGGGTGATTTTCGGCAAAGGGGTGTATCGGGCTTGCACCATCCCCGACTCGCTTACACACCGGACTTTACATACTCGTCCCGTTCATGGTCTTTATGTTTTGTAA encodes:
- the ileS gene encoding isoleucine--tRNA ligase, whose amino-acid sequence is MEEKDYGKTLNLPKTDFPMRAGLPKREPEFLEQWEKTDIYQKVRNSRQGKEKYVLHDGPPYANGDIHMGHALNKVLKDIIVKHKSMSGFDSPYVPGWDTHGLPIEHQVVKKGKVKRNEVTPLEFRRHCRDYALRFLDIQREQFKRLGVRGDWDNPYVTLKPEFEARQIEVFGEMANKGYIYKGLKPVHWCPQCETALAEAEIEYAEHKSPSIYVRFNVTDAKGKIADPENVWFVIWTTTPWTIPANLAISLHPDFTYVRVRTPKHGDLILAEELFGDVMETFEITGYEVVAKYKGKELEGIVCKHPLYDRESVVVLGEHVTLEAGTGCVHTAPGHGQEDYEVGLRYGLDIFAPMDHAGRFTQEAGPFAGLHYNEGNKRVSQALEEEGALLSLSFLKHPYPHCWRCKEPVLFRATEQWFASVEGFRKQALEAIKDVKWIPAWGEERIHNMIVDRHDWCISRQRVWGVPIPIFYCTSCNKELINKETIKAVSELFAKEGSDAWFAREANEILPAGTTCGCGHNEFRKESDIMDVWFDSGSTHVAVLETNPDLTSPADLYLEGSDQYRGWFQSSLLTSVATRDRAPYKSTLTHGWVVDGEGKKMSKSLGNVVAPEHIIKQYGADILRLWVSSTDFRSDVRVSQDILKQLAEVYRKIRNTIRYMLGNCHDFNPQAHALSYDALDELDRYALHRLQVLVERVSGAYDDFEFHVVFHAIHNFCVIEMSNFYMDVLKDRLYTSPAASPGRRSAQTVMHEILVTLTKLIAPVLTFTSEEVWGYLPGEKEESVQLSNWPQSRPEYKDEELANRWQKLLDYRDVVTRRLEEARKEKLIGASLSAALDLYPDEEAFAALAPFKDRLPEIFIVSACTLHEPTGNKGLDVKVSTAAGEKCERCWMIHPGVGDSAEHPTLCPRCSGVL